The region TTCCATAATTCAGTTAAAACCTAGGGTTCATTATAAATGGAAAACGAAGATTTGAGGTCAGGGACGAAAAAGAAGAAGAGATCCAAACCGATTGAAATTGATTTTGATTCAGATAACGATAAACCAATTGGATCGTTTTTAAAGTTAAAGAGGAATAAGAAGAAGGTTAGCTTTGCATCAGAGGGTTCTTGTGGTGGAGACTCTGTTAAGGAAAAAGAGAATTCTAGGGTTATGGATGATAATGATACGTTGGCTACCTTTAGGAAAAGGTTGAAGGGTCCAAAGAGAGATCAGGGATTTGAGGCCATGCCTGCTTTGAATGTTTCCGTCGAGGGTAATGGCGGATCTGGGAAATGTGATGATGACATGCAGCTGCATCATGATTCTGATCAGCATATGGAAGAATCCTTGTCTACGATTTTCCACAAGGCGCAATCGTGTTCTGTTAGGAAATCCCGTGCCGCGATGGGTTCGAAGCAGAAAAAACGGAATCGGAATGTGGATAGTGGGTTGAAACATGGTTCCAGAAGTTTAACAGAAAATGTAGATTCTGTGGTTGAAATTAGATCTGGATCTGCTTCTGCCTTGAAATCGGTTGAGAGAAATCATGAGTCTGATACGTTTTGTTCAGTATCTGTGATGGAGAATCAAAAGGGTGGCGGTGACTGTTTGCAAGAGGAAAAGGCGAAAGGTATTTGTGATTCAAACATTCCTGATGAACCGTCGGTTGATCACTCTAACTCAATCATTGCCTGCGATGGCGATGGACAGCAATTGACAAGTGTACAAGTTGAAAATGTTTGTGGTGCTTCTGACGAAATGGTTACATTGCAAGAAAAAATTATCGATAATAGTTTGAATCAGTGTTCTTCCATGTTACAAGATGTTGAAATAATTGATATTGGCTCTCTCTCTAAAGTGGGGGAAGGGGTATGTGGACTTTCTGAGACTGGAGAGCTTGAGAATAATAGATCAATTGATGAAATAGCAGAAGAACAGGTGTGTAATGGTGCTTCAGAAGGAGGCATTTCTTCTTCAGCAGAGAAAGAAGTTTTGTTAACTTGTCACACTAAGCACTTGATTAAATTAAATGAAAATAATCCCATTGTTTCTGGAAAAACTTTCCAGGAATCCTCAATCAATGGAGGTAAAAAATTGGAAACTGAGTCTGTTTCTGGTAGAGATTGCTATGATTATAGTCCTTTAGAAACAAATGCTGAAGTGCAAGATGTTGTTGTAGGCTGCTCACCTGAAAAACATGAAGCAATTGCCAGTGGTAATTTATCCTCTATTTTGCCTAACGATGCCAATGAATCTGAGTTGATTGTCCAGTCAAATCACCCGGACAAACCTTTGGAAATGTGTAATATTCCAAAATACTCTAATGCACCCATTATGAAGTGCAGCTATACGTTAAATCCAAATCAATCCGATGGGTCCTCTATACAATCTTCAATTCCAGATGAAAATGGAAACACTACAGAATATCATGCCTCTGTGTCTGATTTTGCTGACAATGGTGGTAAGATATCGGGCATTCCTCGGGCAGCACGAAAGACCAAAATGAATAAGCACGGCGACATGACTTATGAGGGAGATGCCGATTGGGAGATTTTAATAAATGATAAAGCCCTAATTGGAAACCAAGATGCTGCAGACGGTGAACGTACTCTTAGAGCAAGAGTGAAGCAGGATTCCTCTTTGAATGCTGTTGAGGACTCTGAAAGTGTTGCAGTAGCAGCAGTATCTGCTGGACTGAAAGCTCGTGCAGTCGGTCCAATTGAGAAAATCAAATTTAAGGAGATCTTGAAGCGTAAAGGTGGTCTAAAGGAATATTTAGATTGCAGGTAGTTAAGCTTTCAAACAAGTCTTTGTATTTGCTTGCAATTGTTTTCTTTCCCAAATGATAGAAAAGTTACAGCATTTTTTTTTGTTTCGTGTGCTTCAAATACAGAGAACTATTTGAGATCATGCGACTGATTATTGAATGTATACTTGCTTTAGCTGATTAATCATGGAAATTAAAATTGTGAATTATGTTCAAGTTACGGATGTACTTATATAATTGGGCAAATGAACAGccattttgtttaaaaaaattgGGGAAGGGGAAGATTTTTAATAATTAATGTGGCACTAATGGCCAATTTCTGTTCCTGAGGGGATTTTAAGTCTGTATCTTGAGGTTACAAGGCTAGGCTCTTACCGTTGAGTTAACCCCTTAAGTGTAGACAAATGAACAACTTGTTAGTGGtcattcaaaaataaaaataaagggAATTGTAAGCACATACCTTTTGTTAGATGCCTGTCTGTAGGTTCATTTTTTCCTTCCTCTTTTGCCATTCTATTTTCCTGGATTTTATTTATATTTGGTGTTATATTGTTTTTTGAAGGTGCCCCACTCTTTCAAAAAGCATAATTGCATACTTCCTATAATTTAAGAGTGAATTtatctttattttctttttgtaTATTTGGAATTTTCTGTTGGGTTGTATATTATATGTAATTTTCTGTTTGGAATTTTTCTAAAACTGACTTTAGCCAAAAACTATGACTTTGTTACTCCTCTTTCAAACTGGGAAGCTTGTAATAAGCTTTAACACGCCAAATTCATTGCGTTGCAGGAATAAGATCTTAAGCCTATGGAGCAGTGATGTCACACGTATTTTACCTCTTGCTGAATGTGGAGTTAGTGATACCTGTTCTGAGAATGAAAGTCCCCGTTCTTATCTTATTAGGGAGGTCTATGCATTTCTTGATCAATATGTAAGTTTGTTCACCATATTGTTTAGCCACTAATATTCATTCCCTTTGCTATTTATTGGGTTTATTAATTTGGAATGCATATCTTTTCAGAAAAAAACATACTAGTGTTTATTTGCTAATACAATTGGAAAATTAAAATGATTAGATTGTTTTGGCAGGGTTATATAAATGTTGGAGTTGCCTCTCAAAAGGAGAATGTTGAGAGCTGTGCAAGACATTGTTACAAACTTGTAAAAGAAAAAGGATTCGAGGAAAGTTCTACGGCTTCATTGGCCGGCTCTGAAGATGGAGTTCCTTTTAATGTTGGTCAGACTAAAATGTCATATGCTTCTATGGATATTAACAATGATCTAATAAAGGATTTTGAAGACCTGACAACTAAAGCTACAGAGGGCATGATGCATGTTGACGAAGTGATGACAGATTCATCAAACATGGCACAACATGAAAGAAAAAATTATGATGAACAGGAAAATGTTGGGATTCAGGATGGAGTCGGTGGAATTATACATTTCAATGATAACAGTGCTGTTCCTTCTTTTAAATTTCCCGATTGCAGATTGACTTCTCTTGTTGCTACAAAACACAACAGTGAATCTAAATTTGTTAAACATGCATTAGGGGATCAGATAGGTGATACTCTGCAGTCTGATTTAGAGGCTAGAAAGAGAGTGATTATAATTGGAGCTGGTCCTGCTGGGCTAACTGCTGCTCGCCACTTGAATCGCCAGGGGTTTACTGTAACTGTGCTTGAGGCTAGGAACAGGATAGGAGGCCGGGTATTTACAGATCACTCGTCTCTTTCTGTCCCTGTGGATCTTGGTGCTAGCATTATAACAGGTGTTGAGGCTGATGTGGCCACTGAGAGAAGACCAGATCCTTCCTCGTTGGTTTGTGCTCAGCTGGGCCTTGAATTGTCAGTGTTAAACAGTGACTGCCCTCTTTATGACACAGTGACTGGTCAAAAAGTTCCTGCAGAAATGGACGAAGCATTGGAAGCTGAATACAACAGTCTTCTTGATGACATGGTACTGGTTGTTGCTCGGAAAGGTGAACAAGCAATGAAAATGTCTCTTGAAGATGGTTTAGAATACGCCCTTAAGATTCGCCGCATGGGACTTTCTGAAGGTAGTGAAGAAACTAAGCAAAAttttgatgaggagattttggATCCTCGGGAGAGGAGGGTTATGGATTGGCACTTTGCTCATTTGGAGTATGGCTGTGCTGCTTTGCTTAAAGAAGTTTCTCTTCCCTATTGGAATCAAGACGACGTGTATGGAGGATTTGGGGGACCTCATTGTATGATCAAAGGAGGTTATAGCAATGTTGTTGAGTCTCTTGGAGAAGGGCTCGCTATTCATATGAACCACACTGTCACAAATGTGTCATATGGTATCAAAGAACCTGGTGAGAATAATAAAGTCAAAGTTTCTACATTGAATGGCAATGAATTTTTTGGAGATGCTGTCCTCATTACTGTCCCACTTGGCTGTTTGAAAGCTGGAACTATACAGTTCTCCCCCTCTTTGCCGGAGTGGAAATGTTCTTCCATTCAGCGTCTTGGCTTTGGAGTTCTCAATAAAGTGGTTTTAGAATTTCCTACTGTGTTTTGGGATGATGCGGTGGACTACTTTGGAGCAACAGCTGAGGATAGAAGCAAAAGAGGTCACTGCTTTATGTTCTGGAATGTCAAGAAAACTGTTGGGGCTCCTGTCCTTATAGCATTAGTGGTTGGTAAGGCAGCCATAGACGGTCAAAGTTTAAGCTCTTCTGATCATGTCAACCATGCATTAAAGGTTCTTCGGAAACTTTTTGGGGAGACTTCAGTTCCTGATCCAGTTGGATATGTTGTGACTGATTGGGGTAGGGATCCCTATAGCTTTGGTGCTTACTCTTATGTTGCTGTTGGAGCATCAGGAGAAGACTACGATATCTTAGGAAGACCAGTTGATAACTGCTTGTTTTTTGCTGGTGAAGCAACCTGCAAAGAGCACCCTGACACTGTTGGTGGTGCAATGATGAGTGGACTACGGGAGGCTGTTCGAATAATTGACATATTGAACACCGGAAATGACAATACTGCAGAGTTAGAGGCATTGGAAGCTGCACAGGGGCAGTTGGACACTGAAAGGAATGAAGTTAGGGACATAATGAAGAGACTTGATGCAGTTGAGCTTTCTAGCATACTATATAAGAACTCTTTTGAGGGTGCTCAAATCATAACCCGAGAAGCTTTATTAAAGGAAATGTTTCTCAATGTGAAAACCAATGCTGGGCGCTTGCATGTGGCCAAACAATTGCTAAGTCTTCCTGTAGGAAACTTGAAGTCCATTGCTGGAAGTAAGGAGGGGCTAACTGTTCTCAACTCCTGGATACTGGTACTATTATACCGCATGCCACTTTATTCCCaaattattttgtattttttaCATTATGTGCTTCATAGTTCATATCTAAAAACAGGACTCAATGGGCAAAGATGGCACCCAACTCTTGAGGCATTGTTTGCGCCTTCTTGTGCGTGTATCGACTGATCTAGGTGCTGTACGCTTATCAGGTAgttattttgtttatttttttagTATGAATTTACATCAGTCTATTCACGCAAATGCGTGGATTTATGTGAAGTTTATTTTTGTCATTCTGCTTGATATCATCTAATATTTGGAGGAATAAGTAGTTGGTTAACTGATGGGACCTGGTTTGGGAGATATGAAAATGATTTATCCACTACCATTTTGTAAGATGCACTATTAATGTCAGTCCTATATCTTTTCTTATGATTATCAATTCCTATCACTTGATCAGCCGAATGAAACTATGAATTATCAAGTGGAAGATATGTTTAAGCTCATGTAGATTATCGTGTCTGTATGGAGTCATGTGGAAATATGATGTAAATCTTTTATTGGATGCAGGAATGGGGAAAACAGTGAAGGAAAAAGTTTGTGTACATACTAGCCGTGATATTCGAGCTATAGCTAGTCAATTGGTCAATGTATGGCTTGAAATCTTTCGCAAGGAAAAAGCTTCTAATGGGGGATTAAAGTTGTCAAGACAAATAACTACTCTAGAATTATCAAAGAGAAAATCTTTAAAAGATTCAGCGTCAGGGAAGCCTCCTCTCAGCATACATCAGAATGCCGTTGAGAATAAAGAAGGCTTGCTGAATCCTGTATCTGCTGGAAGCAATTCACCTTCCACCACACACGCAAGGAAATTGCACAGCAAACAAGGAAGACAACAATCAGTATGTGACTCAAGGCATGAAGTCAGTTCTTCCAGGTCCCAAGGTTCAATAGATAAAATAGTTACCAAGGAGGAAAATAAACGCTATGCTATGTCTGAAGAAGAAAAGGCTGCTATAGCTGCTGCAGAAGCTGCCCGTACTAAAGCAATTGCTGCTGCTGAGGTTTGTTTCTCCTGGAATCTTAATATAGTGAATCGATCTGGTTCTGAAGATTACATTCTAGTGACAAACTAAATTGCATGACCACTGCCTTTGTATGCATTTGCAGTTTTGCACTAGATTTGATAATATGATGATTTATTAGGTGCAACCGTGCAAACTACTATAATCTTAATAAGTTATTGTGTTAGGAATTAAGCATTTTTTTGGGCTCTCAAACAATAGCTGCTAGTTCCTCTCTTACAATTTATATTCAATATTAAGTTTTAAAGCATTCCATTTGAAGTAAGGGTCTTTGGTCAAATTTAACGGAAAAAATTTAAATATTTGTGTATTAAGTAACTTATAaacaaattttattttattttttaaatgttGGAACTTTTCTTTCTTGTATTTTACTGCTAAACTTATTATATTATTATTGAACCATGATTAATTTGAGTCATGTCTGGTGGGTAGATTTATTTAGATGGCCCCATCTTTTCATTCACAAGACTGAAATCTGAAACTTTGCTAAAGGGAAGTTGAACTTCATGCCCACTTGACCTAGTTGGCATTGATATTTTAAATTTTAGTCTAATTTCAATTTCATGCCACTTGAACTAGTAGGCGttgatattttaaatattattCTAATTTCAAATTGAGTTACACATTTTCCATCTGAATTTAGCTTGTTGTAAAAAAATTGATTCCCTTGTGAAATTTGTCAAGAATCTTTCTCGTGCATTGCTAGTTGATTTTGTTGTTGACATTTTTGTAACTGCCTCCCTTGCCCGTGGTTAATGCGTGAAGTGTGAAATCCTTAATCTGTTTTCTCCTGTGCTTTTGACTTTTAAGATCTTTGATCTTCTTTCCTTTCCTTCCTGGTTTGTCAAATCTCCCTTTGTTTTAACTTTTAATCATGGACCGTGTTCGTGAAGCACAACCTTTAAGTCAAGAGTCATGTCCATttgcaacttgtggcattcacTTGACTCTTTTGGGGACAAATATTCCTAAATTTTTATTTTACTAGACACTTGCTGGATGCTTAATTAACATGTGAGACATGGGTATTAGGAATAATTTATGTTGGAAATTTACGATGATTTATTTTCTTTATATGCTAAGTAATGATTCCTTTCCCTACTTGGCTTCCAATATTCCTCAAAAGATTCAGTGGTTCTTGTTCTTTGCAGGCATATGCCTCTGCAGAAGCTAGGTGCAGTACACTGTCACAGCTTCCAAAGATACCCTCATTCCATAAATTTGCTAGACGAGAGCAGTATTCACAAAATGATGAGATTGATAGTAGAAAAAAGTTGCCCGGTGGTTTTTTCGGAAGGCAAGATTGTGTTTCCGAGATCGATTCTAGGAATTGCAGAGTTAGGGAATGGTCTGTTGATTTTTCCACCGCTTGTGTTAATCTTGATAGTTCTAAAATACCGGTTGACAATCTCTCACAGAGGAGTCATTCAAATGAGATTGCCAGCCATTTGAATTTCGGAGAGCGCTCGGGAGAAAGTGCTGCTGTGGACAGTAATCTATATACAAAAGCTTGGATTGACACAGCTGGTGATGGGGTAGTAAAAGACCACCTTGCCATAGAGAGATGGCAATCTCAAGCAGCTGAAGCTGATTCTTATTTTTCTGATCAAATAAATCATTTGAAGGATGAGGAGGATTCAAATGCCTATTCAAGGTTACCCAGCTGGAAACATGATGGTGTAATAAATGAGAGTTCTGTTTCTCAGGTTACTGTAAATAAGGAAGGGTCCTTCAAAGGTCATTCTCGAGGAGCAGATCATATTAAACAGGCTGTTGTTGACTATGTTGGATCACTACTTATGCCCCTATATAAGGCTAGGAAACTAGACAAGGATGGATACAAGGCAATAATGAAGAAAAGTGCAACAAAGGTAATTTTCATCTTCCACTTCTTTGCTTATCGTTTGTGTTTGTTAAATTAAGGAAGTAGTGTTGTGACTTGTTAGGTAGGAGATTTTAGGGAATAATAACTGATCTAGAATATCATCTTATGTGACATATGGTTTTCTTTCAGGTCATGGAGCAAGCAACGGATGCAGAAAAAGGCATGACTGTTCGTGAGTTTCTAGACTTTAAGCGAAGGAATAAGGTACTGTTTTGTTATGTTCTTTGTCATAACTTGCTCTACTAATTCCATAGCACTTCTCCAAGATGCAGCCTTCCAGAAAATGTTATTTATATTCCTGATGTTAACACAATTTACTGCTTGGATTCAAGCTTCTTGAGGTCTGGTGGGCTGGCTGCAGATTTAACTAATTGATTTTCTTTTGCTATTTTTTTCATGATTGGTGTGCCTATTTTGCAAACAGTCTTATAGATGCTTCTGACAATCTCTTAATTTTTTTCTTAATCACTGACACTGGTTGAGTGCCTGAAACATGCAGATTCGCTCGTTTGTGGATATATTGATCGAGAGACATATGGCAACAAAACCGGGTACAAAATCATAATACTCTTTCGGTTATATGGGCTGTACTTTTTTGTGCTTCTCCACAAGGGTTGTTCGAGTCTGGTTCTTACAATTCTCAGCTTGGGTGGTTGTGCTTAAGTACTCATATGAGCATTTCAAGCTTCCAATATAAATGATCCAGAAGCTGCTACAGAAGTAACAGATACAAGTTGATCGATCCAAATCAAGTGGGCTCTGGAAAATTGCTGTCTTGGCAACCATGAACAGAATAAAGGTGACAGATAAAAGTTGATTGATTCAAATCAAGTAGGATCTGGAAATTTGTTGTCCTGGAAAGTGACAACTGGAAACAGAATACTTGTATTATCTGCAAACTCAGTGCATACATCTGTTAGATCTTTCGGGTGGCCTGCATTGGCAGATTTGATGATGACAACGGATAGCAGCCATATGTCCTTTATTACTTCATCTTTCATTGAGGTTTACACCTCCACGGTTGAAATCTTAGACCCTATTTTTATTAAAGGGGTTCCCAATGGGAAAACATATTGACCTTAAGGTCAATTCTTCTATTTGTGCAGCGTAGGCTTGTTTCTAGTGATGAAAAGCATACATAATCAGTTTCCCATGCTCTTCAAGAAACATTTCTCCTATTTAAGTTTTACATCAATAACTGACTCTTTTGTTTCATTCTCCAAAGTGTGAAGAATGCCAACTTTTGTAAGATACATTGTTACTCTAATAATTTTTTTCTCCATCTCTGTCTCCTTCCTTGTTTGTTCTTGGTGCATATGAGTACCTTGTCTATTTATAGTTGAGTCAGCTTCCAAGTTTGTACTTCAAAAATTTAAATAGAAACATCACATCCTCCGCAAACTAGCCTGCCATTTTAGCTATAACCATGGTTTAGACGATTGTGCCATAATGCCATGACATGCCCAACAGCACAGGTCTTCGTTACGTGCAATTCATTGGTCAACTGTTCAATCTTGGCCGTTCTCTTGTGCTGATTATTGTATATGCTTCTTTCTATGGTTGCTAGGCTGAGAAAGGTTATGATAATCACAAATGGGAGGTAATACATACCTTTCCTGTGATTTGGTGTGTTCTATTGCAACTTACTGTTTGGAACAATTTTCAGGTGCCTTCTGTTTTCATAATTTCATGTCCGATCATATTAATGGCCCTCTAGGTGTTGAGGTTGATGACCTGTTATGTTTATATTGCTTTTTGTTTCTGCTGCAGACCGTCTCTACACCAGCGGTATGTAAATATTGGATTAAAAAGTATCGCCGCCAGGTAAATTATGTTCCATTGGCTCTATCGAGGGGTGAGTGCATATTTTACATTTTCAACAATTCCCCTTCATATTGGTTATATTATATACCTACTGAAAAAGTTGGTTACCGAGGACTTGTGATGTTTACAAAACTGTATTACTTTTTTATTAACTAGGGCAATGGCCTTAATTTTAGCAAAATTGTTTCGAAAGGCCTCCTCGCTTCTATTTTGGGCTCACTTCTGGTATTATATTGCTTCCTACCATTTCAAATCTGTCATTTATCAGGGACTTGGTTGGGTTGTCGTATGATTCCTATTACAGCCATTTAGGCTTATAATGTTGTTAAGGATAAATGATGTATTCCGCATTATCATTCAGTTGAGGTTTATATATGGTAATATGATCCCCTAAAGCGAGGGTGCGTGGTACATCCTGTTGCTTTGAATTGAAATATTTTCCCCTCTTAGTGTTGGATCACTGCATGTAGTTTTTTTTCCCATGTATCGTTCCAAAAGAATTACGTGCAAGTCTATGTTTGTTTGCCTTCAGTTCGCGTGAATGTTTTTGCCTTACATAGAACAACTGTTCTTCATGTACCATAGATAGGTCTCAGTCATGTTGTAACTTGTTTGTTTCTAAGTCATGTATGAACTTCAAACTGTCCTTGTTTGTTTCTAGGTCAATTACGAACTTCAAACTGTCCTTGTTTGTTTCTAGGTCAATTACGAACTTCAAGCTGTCCAGATCAACACAAGTGGTGCCTTTGAATCTATAATTCTAAACTTTATGCTACTATGCGTTCAAAAATAGCTACTGATGAAACTGGCAGTCTTATTTTGAATGGATTGACCATTTGTTGCTGCCTATGGCCTATGGAAATATCACATTCATGTTGCATCCCGGAAGCGGGTAAAACAGCTTCTT is a window of Lathyrus oleraceus cultivar Zhongwan6 chromosome 6, CAAS_Psat_ZW6_1.0, whole genome shotgun sequence DNA encoding:
- the LOC127097200 gene encoding lysine-specific histone demethylase 1 homolog 3 isoform X1: MENEDLRSGTKKKKRSKPIEIDFDSDNDKPIGSFLKLKRNKKKVSFASEGSCGGDSVKEKENSRVMDDNDTLATFRKRLKGPKRDQGFEAMPALNVSVEGNGGSGKCDDDMQLHHDSDQHMEESLSTIFHKAQSCSVRKSRAAMGSKQKKRNRNVDSGLKHGSRSLTENVDSVVEIRSGSASALKSVERNHESDTFCSVSVMENQKGGGDCLQEEKAKGICDSNIPDEPSVDHSNSIIACDGDGQQLTSVQVENVCGASDEMVTLQEKIIDNSLNQCSSMLQDVEIIDIGSLSKVGEGVCGLSETGELENNRSIDEIAEEQVCNGASEGGISSSAEKEVLLTCHTKHLIKLNENNPIVSGKTFQESSINGGKKLETESVSGRDCYDYSPLETNAEVQDVVVGCSPEKHEAIASGNLSSILPNDANESELIVQSNHPDKPLEMCNIPKYSNAPIMKCSYTLNPNQSDGSSIQSSIPDENGNTTEYHASVSDFADNGGKISGIPRAARKTKMNKHGDMTYEGDADWEILINDKALIGNQDAADGERTLRARVKQDSSLNAVEDSESVAVAAVSAGLKARAVGPIEKIKFKEILKRKGGLKEYLDCRNKILSLWSSDVTRILPLAECGVSDTCSENESPRSYLIREVYAFLDQYGYINVGVASQKENVESCARHCYKLVKEKGFEESSTASLAGSEDGVPFNVGQTKMSYASMDINNDLIKDFEDLTTKATEGMMHVDEVMTDSSNMAQHERKNYDEQENVGIQDGVGGIIHFNDNSAVPSFKFPDCRLTSLVATKHNSESKFVKHALGDQIGDTLQSDLEARKRVIIIGAGPAGLTAARHLNRQGFTVTVLEARNRIGGRVFTDHSSLSVPVDLGASIITGVEADVATERRPDPSSLVCAQLGLELSVLNSDCPLYDTVTGQKVPAEMDEALEAEYNSLLDDMVLVVARKGEQAMKMSLEDGLEYALKIRRMGLSEGSEETKQNFDEEILDPRERRVMDWHFAHLEYGCAALLKEVSLPYWNQDDVYGGFGGPHCMIKGGYSNVVESLGEGLAIHMNHTVTNVSYGIKEPGENNKVKVSTLNGNEFFGDAVLITVPLGCLKAGTIQFSPSLPEWKCSSIQRLGFGVLNKVVLEFPTVFWDDAVDYFGATAEDRSKRGHCFMFWNVKKTVGAPVLIALVVGKAAIDGQSLSSSDHVNHALKVLRKLFGETSVPDPVGYVVTDWGRDPYSFGAYSYVAVGASGEDYDILGRPVDNCLFFAGEATCKEHPDTVGGAMMSGLREAVRIIDILNTGNDNTAELEALEAAQGQLDTERNEVRDIMKRLDAVELSSILYKNSFEGAQIITREALLKEMFLNVKTNAGRLHVAKQLLSLPVGNLKSIAGSKEGLTVLNSWILDSMGKDGTQLLRHCLRLLVRVSTDLGAVRLSGMGKTVKEKVCVHTSRDIRAIASQLVNVWLEIFRKEKASNGGLKLSRQITTLELSKRKSLKDSASGKPPLSIHQNAVENKEGLLNPVSAGSNSPSTTHARKLHSKQGRQQSVCDSRHEVSSSRSQGSIDKIVTKEENKRYAMSEEEKAAIAAAEAARTKAIAAAEAYASAEARCSTLSQLPKIPSFHKFARREQYSQNDEIDSRKKLPGGFFGRQDCVSEIDSRNCRVREWSVDFSTACVNLDSSKIPVDNLSQRSHSNEIASHLNFGERSGESAAVDSNLYTKAWIDTAGDGVVKDHLAIERWQSQAAEADSYFSDQINHLKDEEDSNAYSRLPSWKHDGVINESSVSQVTVNKEGSFKGHSRGADHIKQAVVDYVGSLLMPLYKARKLDKDGYKAIMKKSATKVMEQATDAEKGMTVREFLDFKRRNKIRSFVDILIERHMATKPGTKS
- the LOC127097200 gene encoding lysine-specific histone demethylase 1 homolog 3 isoform X2, coding for MENEDLRSGTKKKKRSKPIEIDFDSDNDKPIGSFLKLKRNKKKVSFASEGSCGGDSVKEKENSRVMDDNDTLATFRKRLKGPKRDQGFEAMPALNVSVEGNGGSGKCDDDMQLHHDSDQHMEESLSTIFHKAQSCSVRKSRAAMGSKQKKRNRNVDSGLKHGSRSLTENVDSVVEIRSGSASALKSVERNHESDTFCSVSVMENQKGGGDCLQEEKAKGICDSNIPDEPSVDHSNSIIACDGDGQQLTSVQVENVCGASDEMVTLQEKIIDNSLNQCSSMLQDVEIIDIGSLSKVGEGVCGLSETGELENNRSIDEIAEEQVCNGASEGGISSSAEKEVLLTCHTKHLIKLNENNPIVSGKTFQESSINGGCSPEKHEAIASGNLSSILPNDANESELIVQSNHPDKPLEMCNIPKYSNAPIMKCSYTLNPNQSDGSSIQSSIPDENGNTTEYHASVSDFADNGGKISGIPRAARKTKMNKHGDMTYEGDADWEILINDKALIGNQDAADGERTLRARVKQDSSLNAVEDSESVAVAAVSAGLKARAVGPIEKIKFKEILKRKGGLKEYLDCRNKILSLWSSDVTRILPLAECGVSDTCSENESPRSYLIREVYAFLDQYGYINVGVASQKENVESCARHCYKLVKEKGFEESSTASLAGSEDGVPFNVGQTKMSYASMDINNDLIKDFEDLTTKATEGMMHVDEVMTDSSNMAQHERKNYDEQENVGIQDGVGGIIHFNDNSAVPSFKFPDCRLTSLVATKHNSESKFVKHALGDQIGDTLQSDLEARKRVIIIGAGPAGLTAARHLNRQGFTVTVLEARNRIGGRVFTDHSSLSVPVDLGASIITGVEADVATERRPDPSSLVCAQLGLELSVLNSDCPLYDTVTGQKVPAEMDEALEAEYNSLLDDMVLVVARKGEQAMKMSLEDGLEYALKIRRMGLSEGSEETKQNFDEEILDPRERRVMDWHFAHLEYGCAALLKEVSLPYWNQDDVYGGFGGPHCMIKGGYSNVVESLGEGLAIHMNHTVTNVSYGIKEPGENNKVKVSTLNGNEFFGDAVLITVPLGCLKAGTIQFSPSLPEWKCSSIQRLGFGVLNKVVLEFPTVFWDDAVDYFGATAEDRSKRGHCFMFWNVKKTVGAPVLIALVVGKAAIDGQSLSSSDHVNHALKVLRKLFGETSVPDPVGYVVTDWGRDPYSFGAYSYVAVGASGEDYDILGRPVDNCLFFAGEATCKEHPDTVGGAMMSGLREAVRIIDILNTGNDNTAELEALEAAQGQLDTERNEVRDIMKRLDAVELSSILYKNSFEGAQIITREALLKEMFLNVKTNAGRLHVAKQLLSLPVGNLKSIAGSKEGLTVLNSWILDSMGKDGTQLLRHCLRLLVRVSTDLGAVRLSGMGKTVKEKVCVHTSRDIRAIASQLVNVWLEIFRKEKASNGGLKLSRQITTLELSKRKSLKDSASGKPPLSIHQNAVENKEGLLNPVSAGSNSPSTTHARKLHSKQGRQQSVCDSRHEVSSSRSQGSIDKIVTKEENKRYAMSEEEKAAIAAAEAARTKAIAAAEAYASAEARCSTLSQLPKIPSFHKFARREQYSQNDEIDSRKKLPGGFFGRQDCVSEIDSRNCRVREWSVDFSTACVNLDSSKIPVDNLSQRSHSNEIASHLNFGERSGESAAVDSNLYTKAWIDTAGDGVVKDHLAIERWQSQAAEADSYFSDQINHLKDEEDSNAYSRLPSWKHDGVINESSVSQVTVNKEGSFKGHSRGADHIKQAVVDYVGSLLMPLYKARKLDKDGYKAIMKKSATKVMEQATDAEKGMTVREFLDFKRRNKIRSFVDILIERHMATKPGTKS